The genomic segment CGTGAAGACGTCGTGGAGCGCGTCCGCGGCATGACGGAGGGCTACGGCTGTGACGTCTACATCGAGGCGACCGGACACCCGGATGGCGTCAACCAGGGGCTCCACATGCTGCGGAAGGCCGGCACCTTCGTTGAGTTCTCGCTGATGCCGCGCGAGACGTGCACCGACTGGTCCATCATCGGCGACGCCAAGGAGTTGACGATCTACGGCGCCCACCTCGGGCCGAACTGCTATCGCAAGGTGATCGACTACCTGGACCGCGGCCTCCTGAAGGTCGACGGCATCGTCACCCATCAGATCCCGCTCGATGGGTATCGCGAGGGTTTCGATATGGTTCACTCCGGCCGCGAGTCGATTAAGGTCCTCCTGCGACCGCACCAGGGAGCGTAGCAGGAGGTGGGGTACGACGCGATCGTGGTGGGAGCCGGGCCGGCCGGCTGCGCGGCGGCACTGGGAGCCGCGCGCGCGGGGCTCTCCGTGGCGCTCGTGGAGCGCCACACGCTCCCGCGCCACAAAACGTGCGGCGGCGGCATGCCGATGGTGATGGGTGGCCTGCTGCCGGCCCTCCGGCCCGAGGGCATCGTGGAGGCCGAGGTGGGCGCCATGCGCCATACCTTCGCCTTCGACGGGCCGGTGCTGGCCGAGATCAACCCGGCGGGAGCCGAGGAGCGCCTCACGCTCTGGATGGTGCAGCGTTCCGTGTTCGACCAGGCCCTCGCGCGGGCCGCGCAGGAGGCGGGCGCCCAGCTCGTGGAGGGGGCGACCGTGCGCGAGGTCGACATCCGCCCGGACGGCGTAGCGCTGCGCGCGGACCTGGCCGGCGGCGGCCACTGGCAGGCGCAGGCGGCCGTCGTGGTCGGCGCCGACGGCGCGAACGGCGTGGTGGCGCGCGCCGTCGGGCTGCGGCAGCGTCGCATCCTGGCCGTGGCCCTGGAGGTGGAGCAGGCGCACCGTTGGGGTACCGGGCACGAGACCCTGCGGCCGGACGTGCTGCACCTGGACTTCGGCGCCGTAGAGCGCGGCTACGCCTGGATCTTCCCCAAGGGCGACCACCTCAACGTGGGGGCCGGCATCTTCCGGCCGCGCCAGGGCGGGCGAGGCGACGGAAGGATCCGCGAGGAGTTGTGCCGCGCCGTCTTCGCCTACATGGAGGCCCTCGGCGTGCCGCACGACCCGGCGGCGACGCGTTTCCACGGCCACACGCTTCCGCTCTGGAACGGAGCGGAGCCGCTCAGCACGCGCGATGGCCGGGTCCTGCTCACCGGTGATGCCGCCGGCCTCGTTAACCCGATGTTTGGAGACGGCATCTTGAACGCCGTGCTGAGCGGACAGATCGCCGCACGATGCCTGGCCAGCGGCACGCCGGAGCGGTACACGCGGATCATCCATCATGAGATGGCGCGCAACCTGGATGCCGCTCAGCGGCTGGCCCGCGTGTTCTATGGCTGGCCGGCCCTCTGCTACCGCCACGGCGTCACGCGCCCCGGCGCTACGCGCACCGCCGCCAGCCTGCTCTGCGGCCGCGCGGCCTTCACCGAGGTGTCGCGCCGTGCCCTGCGGCGCCTGAGCCGACTGCTTCCTCGCGTGGCCCCGGCCTGACGAGCGGCGCCGCTACGGTAGCCAATCGGCCACGAACACGTTGGTCTGGTGCCCCCTGCCGTGGCGGTTCGAGCACCACACGAGCCGCTTGCCGTCGGGACTGAACATCGGAAACGAGTCGAACTGCTGGCCGTAGGTGATGCGCTCCAGGCCGGCGCCGTCGACTCCGATGAGGTAGAGCTCGAAGTCACGTCCCTTTGGGTCATCCATATTGGATGAGAAGATGATGTGCCGACCGTCAGGCGCGAAGAAGGGCGCGAAACTCGCCGCGCCGAACCGCGTCACCTGTCGCGCTCCAGTTCCGTCCGCCTCCGCCACCCAGATCTCCATCCTCGTGGGCCGCACCAGGTTCTGCCGCAGCAGCGAGAGGTAGTCCTCGCGCTCCTTCGCGTCCCTCGGGTACCACGCGCGCCACACGATCCTCTTCCCATCCGGTGAGTAGTACGGCCCGCCGTCGTAGCCGAGCCGGTTAGTCAGCCGGCGCACGTCGGTGCCGTCGGCGCGCATCGAGTAGATCTCCAGGTCGCCGTCCATCGTTGAGGTGAAGATGATGCGCTTGCCGTCCGGCGAGACGGTCGCCTCCGCGTAGTACGCTGTCGGCACGCCCGGCTTGACGCGCCTCGGGAGCAACGGGCGCGCGCCGGAGCCATCAACACGAGCGCGGTAGATGGCGTAGTAGGGCCACACCGGCCACACATACCCGTGCGAGCGGTCGGCGGGCGGCGGCGCAGCGGGGCTGTAGCCGGCGGTGGAGGAGTAGATGATCTCGTGATCGCCCTTCAGGAAGTAGGCACAGGTGCAGCGCCCGCGCCCATCCGACACCTGCCGCTCGCCCGTGCCATCGGCATTGATGACGAACACCTGGTCGGCCGGCATGTCGCCGCGGCGTGCCTGAAACACGAGGCGGCTGCCATCGAAGCTCCAGTACGCCTCCGCGTTATCGCCTCCGAAGGTGAGTTGGCGCACGTTGCGCAGGCGCACCTCGCGGGGGTCGTGGAGCGATGCGAGCTGGGCGTTCGAGATCGCCGCACAGGACAGCAGGGTCGCAGCCAGGAGCAGGCGGCAGGACACGGGGGCACCTCCGCGGCAGGATGCGCCGGCCTCAGAGGCCGGCATTGAGGATCTCCTCTTCGGCTCGCGCGTCGGCGGGCCGGAGCGCGCGGTCGGGCAGCGTTCCGACCGCGCTAGCCACGTCCGCGGCGACGGCGAGCATCGCCATGATGTCGCGCGCCGACCGGAGCGTACCGGGACGCCGCCACTCCACCGACGCGGGCCGCACAAACCACTCCGATCCCGCCTGCGTAAGGAGCGCCCGGCGCGTGTGCGGCTCCAGCACTACCCCCACGGCGTCGGGCAGGCTGGCGACCAGGAAGAAGGCGCGATCGAAGTCGGCGTCGCCCGTCGCGGCGGTGTCGGCGTTGCGCTGCGTTGTCATCTCCTCAAGCACGCTCTTGCGGCGCAAGCCCAGGATGAGGTGGGCGGGGTTCGGGGCGTCGAGCGCGCCGCGCGTGTGCGCGTAGGGAACGCCGCCCTCGTAGCTCACAGCCTCGCCCACGAATGCGGGCATGCCCCGGTAGTGACCGCGCACGCGCAGCCTGCCGTCGACAGCCTCCAGCGCGCCCTCCAATCCGTGCGCCACCGACAGCCAGTTGCTGCGCAGCGCGCGGCGCCACCAACCCCACGCGGCCACGCCGAGCAGCGCGGCCAGCGCCGCCAAAAGCACCCCGCCCAGCCAGGTCGGCACGAGCCCCGGCGCGTCCGGCATCGGTTCCCGCCCTCCCGCCTCGTGCTAGCGGCGCGAGGCCTGCAGCGTCGCCGTGAGCACGACCTCGCCGGCGGCGCGACGCACCTTAATCCGTACCGTGTCGCCCGGCCGATGGCCCCCGAGCGCCGCGGCGAGATCCTCGATGTTCACGATGCTGGAGGAGTCCAGGGCGATGATCACGTCGCCGGCGCGCATGCCGGCCTTCTCGGCCGGGCTGCCCGGACGCACGCCGCTGAGGCGCACGCCCACGACTTCGGCTCCGTACTCCGGCACCGCTCCAAGCGAGACTCCGGCGCGCATCCGCGGCCCCTGCTCGGCCGTCTGGCCCGACTCGGCGAAGGCCGGGCGGCCGTCCGCATTCGCGATGCGCAGTGCGATGTCGCCCACCATCTCGGTGACCCGGGCGGCATCCATCGTGTCGATCCTGTCGGCGGTGTCGGAGGGGCGGTGGTAATCCGCATGGAGCCCCGTGAAGAAGAAGAGCACGGGCACACGCTTCGTGTAGAACGACTGGTGATCGCTGCCGCCGAAGCCGCCCGAGCTCTGTGTCAGCAGGAAGCTGGCAGTGCGGTTCGCCTCGGCCAGCAGGCCGGGCCACTCGGGCGAGGTGCCGGTTCCCATCACGATCAGCTTGTTGTCGCGCATTCGGCCGATCATGTCCATGTTCAGCATGGCGACCGTCCTGGCGAGCGGGTAGATCGGGCTCTTAACGTAGTGCATCGAGCCCAGAAGGCCTAGCTCTTCGCCGCTGAAGCAGATGAACAGAATGCTGCGCCGCGGAGGCTGCGGCATCGCCGCCATGCTGCGCGCCAGAAGTAGCAAGCCCGCAGTGCCCGACGCGTTGTCGTCGGCGCCGGGATGCAGGGCCGGCTTGTGCGCGGCGCTCAAGGATCCTGCCCCGCCCATCCCAAGGTGGTCCATGTGCGCGCCGATGACCAGGATCTCGTCGCGCAGCGCCGGGTCGCGGCCTGCCAGAAGGCCCACCACGTTGGCCGTCGGCCTCATCACCCGCCGCACCGAGGCGGCCAGCGAAACCTGCAGCCCGGTCGCGAAGGACTGGGGCCGCCGCTCGAGCTCCTTCTCAAGATCCGCGAGCGGCCGGCCTGCCGCCCGGAGCCACGCGCTCGCGACCGGGCGCCGCACCACCAGAATCGGGATTCCCGTTGACCGGCCGCCCTCCCCACCGATGCGCGGCGCGTCCTTCTCACCCGGCAACATGACCAGTAGAGCGGCCGCGCCCTGATCACGCGCGACCTGTGCCTTGCGGTTGATGGTCCCGAGCCGCGCGAGCTCGGGGTCCGCCCCGGGGGCGCCCGAGATGACCAGCACGACGCGGCCCTTCGCGACGATGCCCGCGTAGTCGTCGCGCACCGGGTCCTCGGATCGGATGCCGTAGCCGGCGAAAACGAGCTCGCCGCGCGCCTCGCCGCCGCCGGAGTTAGCCGCGGGCTCGAACTCCGTTCCCACCCGGTAGCGGTGCGCCTTGCCGCCGAGCGTGACCTCCAGGCCATTGCCGTCGCCGCGTGCCATGCCAGCGGGGAACGCGAACGGCTGGAAGAACCCTGTCCCGTCCAGGGCGGCCTTCGTATCGCCCTGGCGCGCGGTGCCCACCGGCCTCAGCCCGGCGCTCCGGAAGCACTCAGCGATGTAGCGCGCGGCCCGCTCGTTGCCCGGTTCGCCGGTGCGACGGCCACCGAACTCCGGAGAGGTCAGGCGCGCGACGTGCGACTGGTACTCAGCGCGTCCGACGGAGATCGAGGATGAGGCAGCCCGCGGCAGCGCCGGCGCGAGAAGGCAGACGGCAACGAGCGCGAAAGATCGGGTCAGACAGCGTGTCATGCGTGCCTCCGAGCGGCGCGTCGCGAGCGCCGGCCCTACGCCAGCCGCCACTCCCTCAGGCGGTCGAGCAGGTGGCAGGCCGTCATGTCCAGATGGACGGGAGTGACCGAGATGCGGTTGTGCAGTACGGCGTACACGTCGGAGCCCTCGTCGGGCTCGTCGGCCTTCAGGCTGCCGCACAGCCAGTAGTACGAGCGTCCCCAGGGGTCGGTGCGCCGGTCGATGCGGTCCACGTACTGGCGCCGTCCCTGGCGGGTGACCTCGACCCCCCGGATCTCGTCCTCGGCCACCGATGGCACGTTGACGTTCAGGAGTGTCCACGGCTCCAGGCCACACTGGAGCACTCGCTCGGCGAGGCGGCGCGCAAAGGAGGCGGCCGGACCGTAGCCCGTCGGGCCGGGCCGCCCGGCCACCGAGACGGCGATGGAAGGGATGCCGAGCATGGCTCCCTCCATCGCGGCCGATACCGTACCGCTGTACGTCAGGTCCCAGCCCAGATTCGCGCCGTCGTTGATCCCCGAGGCGACAAGATCCACCCTCCCGTCCATCACCACGTCCACGCCGAGCGTCACGCAATCGCTCGGCGTGCCGTTGCTTGCCCAGGCGGCCGCGCCGTCCGGCAGGGGTGTCTCGGCGAGCCGGAGCGGCTTGTGGAGCGTGACGGAGTGGCCAGAGGCGCTGCGCGGCCGTTCGGGCGCCACGACGACGACCTCGCCGATGCCGGCGAGCGCGGCGCGCAGCGCGACGAGGCCGGGCGCCGCCACGCCGTCGTCGTTCGTAACGAGGATCCGCATAGTGGCCTGTATTATACCGGCGCGCCGCGACGCCTCGCCGCCTGCTGGCCCC from the Chthonomonadales bacterium genome contains:
- a CDS encoding geranylgeranyl reductase family protein; this translates as MGYDAIVVGAGPAGCAAALGAARAGLSVALVERHTLPRHKTCGGGMPMVMGGLLPALRPEGIVEAEVGAMRHTFAFDGPVLAEINPAGAEERLTLWMVQRSVFDQALARAAQEAGAQLVEGATVREVDIRPDGVALRADLAGGGHWQAQAAVVVGADGANGVVARAVGLRQRRILAVALEVEQAHRWGTGHETLRPDVLHLDFGAVERGYAWIFPKGDHLNVGAGIFRPRQGGRGDGRIREELCRAVFAYMEALGVPHDPAATRFHGHTLPLWNGAEPLSTRDGRVLLTGDAAGLVNPMFGDGILNAVLSGQIAARCLASGTPERYTRIIHHEMARNLDAAQRLARVFYGWPALCYRHGVTRPGATRTAASLLCGRAAFTEVSRRALRRLSRLLPRVAPA
- a CDS encoding PD40 domain-containing protein, with product MPASEAGASCRGGAPVSCRLLLAATLLSCAAISNAQLASLHDPREVRLRNVRQLTFGGDNAEAYWSFDGSRLVFQARRGDMPADQVFVINADGTGERQVSDGRGRCTCAYFLKGDHEIIYSSTAGYSPAAPPPADRSHGYVWPVWPYYAIYRARVDGSGARPLLPRRVKPGVPTAYYAEATVSPDGKRIIFTSTMDGDLEIYSMRADGTDVRRLTNRLGYDGGPYYSPDGKRIVWRAWYPRDAKEREDYLSLLRQNLVRPTRMEIWVAEADGTGARQVTRFGAASFAPFFAPDGRHIIFSSNMDDPKGRDFELYLIGVDGAGLERITYGQQFDSFPMFSPDGKRLVWCSNRHGRGHQTNVFVADWLP
- the surE gene encoding 5'/3'-nucleotidase SurE — translated: MRILVTNDDGVAAPGLVALRAALAGIGEVVVVAPERPRSASGHSVTLHKPLRLAETPLPDGAAAWASNGTPSDCVTLGVDVVMDGRVDLVASGINDGANLGWDLTYSGTVSAAMEGAMLGIPSIAVSVAGRPGPTGYGPAASFARRLAERVLQCGLEPWTLLNVNVPSVAEDEIRGVEVTRQGRRQYVDRIDRRTDPWGRSYYWLCGSLKADEPDEGSDVYAVLHNRISVTPVHLDMTACHLLDRLREWRLA
- a CDS encoding M28 family peptidase, which encodes MTRCLTRSFALVAVCLLAPALPRAASSSISVGRAEYQSHVARLTSPEFGGRRTGEPGNERAARYIAECFRSAGLRPVGTARQGDTKAALDGTGFFQPFAFPAGMARGDGNGLEVTLGGKAHRYRVGTEFEPAANSGGGEARGELVFAGYGIRSEDPVRDDYAGIVAKGRVVLVISGAPGADPELARLGTINRKAQVARDQGAAALLVMLPGEKDAPRIGGEGGRSTGIPILVVRRPVASAWLRAAGRPLADLEKELERRPQSFATGLQVSLAASVRRVMRPTANVVGLLAGRDPALRDEILVIGAHMDHLGMGGAGSLSAAHKPALHPGADDNASGTAGLLLLARSMAAMPQPPRRSILFICFSGEELGLLGSMHYVKSPIYPLARTVAMLNMDMIGRMRDNKLIVMGTGTSPEWPGLLAEANRTASFLLTQSSGGFGGSDHQSFYTKRVPVLFFFTGLHADYHRPSDTADRIDTMDAARVTEMVGDIALRIANADGRPAFAESGQTAEQGPRMRAGVSLGAVPEYGAEVVGVRLSGVRPGSPAEKAGMRAGDVIIALDSSSIVNIEDLAAALGGHRPGDTVRIKVRRAAGEVVLTATLQASRR